One stretch of Akkermansia massiliensis DNA includes these proteins:
- a CDS encoding CPBP family intramembrane glutamic endopeptidase, which produces MNELTDQLITLFSSALIAVMFIAVAVGIFRQAHAPNIQRPLKWHIPVDHLDMLDIAMCGIIVLYFSLGALMAAATPPGASAPPTTTNMELDGYKIFNGTCLNLILAFVLLVRMFHTGRMEALGLKKHSLKALLYAPVAGYLLVLVIHFLLDRAGLFQWIEQVTHAPAEQSIVSVLRHSSDIPLVVVICFSAAIAAPLVEELIFRGYLYPIMKKYTGAWFALVTTSLLFGIIHVSLVPFIPLAIFGAMLVLLYEYTGSIWTPIIAHCIFNTATLINILYPGVLLPYGT; this is translated from the coding sequence ATGAATGAATTAACGGACCAGCTTATTACCCTGTTCTCCTCCGCCCTGATTGCCGTCATGTTCATCGCCGTGGCGGTGGGCATCTTCCGCCAGGCCCATGCGCCGAACATCCAGCGCCCCCTGAAATGGCACATCCCCGTGGACCATCTGGACATGCTGGACATCGCCATGTGCGGCATCATCGTCCTGTACTTCAGCCTGGGCGCCCTGATGGCTGCGGCCACGCCTCCGGGAGCCTCCGCTCCGCCCACCACTACAAACATGGAGCTGGACGGCTACAAGATTTTCAACGGCACCTGCCTGAACCTCATCCTGGCCTTCGTCCTGCTGGTGCGCATGTTCCACACAGGCAGAATGGAGGCGCTAGGGCTGAAAAAACATTCCCTGAAAGCCCTTCTTTATGCCCCCGTGGCGGGCTATCTGCTGGTGCTGGTCATCCACTTCCTGCTGGACAGGGCGGGCCTGTTCCAGTGGATTGAACAGGTCACGCACGCTCCGGCGGAGCAGTCCATCGTCTCCGTGCTGCGGCATTCCAGCGATATTCCCCTGGTTGTGGTCATCTGCTTCAGCGCCGCCATCGCGGCCCCGCTGGTGGAGGAACTCATCTTCCGCGGCTACCTGTACCCAATCATGAAAAAGTACACGGGCGCCTGGTTTGCGCTGGTCACCACGTCCCTGCTCTTCGGCATCATCCACGTCAGCCTGGTGCCCTTCATTCCGCTGGCAATCTTCGGGGCCATGCTGGTGCTGCTGTACGAATACACGGGCTCCATCTGGACGCCCATCATCGCCCACTGCATTTTTAACACCGCCACTCTCATCAACATCCTGTATCCCGGCGTTCTCCTTCCCTATGGAACCTGA
- a CDS encoding ROK family protein: protein MNIQPKITPVLDPGFVPAVLWNQAFEAKAAADPASHQVDIALTRNDGTCFRWSGKLLPHTGENVALNETYVERIVKFLLWQKGGNIILVAGDDAIADMLASRYCKGGAREFDWDFIGKKIYGSPIEVKKVSVEELPEEYSGSMTLGRNLDGYRIGFDLGGSDRKCAAVVNGEVVYSEEVVYSEEVVWDPYFQKDPQYHIEGIQDSLERAAAHLPRVDAIGGSSAGVIINSEVRTSSLFRGVSQEDIEKTLGKVFRTLQKEKWNNIPFEVVNDGEVTALAGAMGMNDNAVLGVAMGTSEAAGYVDPEGHIKPWLNELAFAPVDYSEEGGVDEWSKDMGVGALYFSQQAVARLAPRAGFQFEGMPFPEQLKKVQAAMAEGDERARKIYETIGVHFGYAIAHYARFYDIRNLLFLGRVASGDGGQIIIDKAEEVLRTEFPELKIQLRVPDEKTKRHGQAVAAASLPALS, encoded by the coding sequence ATGAATATTCAACCCAAAATCACGCCTGTGCTGGACCCCGGCTTCGTGCCGGCCGTTCTTTGGAATCAAGCCTTTGAGGCCAAAGCCGCCGCCGATCCCGCTTCTCATCAAGTGGACATCGCTCTGACCCGCAATGACGGGACCTGCTTCCGCTGGTCCGGCAAGCTCCTTCCCCACACCGGAGAAAACGTTGCCCTGAATGAGACCTATGTGGAACGCATCGTGAAATTCCTGCTGTGGCAGAAGGGCGGCAATATCATCCTCGTCGCCGGGGATGACGCTATTGCGGACATGCTGGCCTCCCGCTACTGCAAGGGCGGCGCCCGCGAATTCGACTGGGATTTCATCGGCAAGAAGATTTACGGCTCCCCCATTGAAGTGAAGAAGGTGTCCGTGGAAGAACTGCCTGAGGAATATTCCGGCTCCATGACCCTGGGCCGCAACCTGGACGGCTACCGCATCGGCTTCGACCTGGGCGGTTCCGACCGCAAATGCGCCGCCGTGGTGAACGGAGAAGTGGTGTATTCCGAAGAAGTGGTGTATTCCGAAGAAGTGGTCTGGGACCCCTATTTCCAGAAGGATCCCCAGTACCACATTGAAGGCATCCAGGACTCCCTGGAACGCGCCGCAGCCCACCTTCCGCGGGTGGACGCCATCGGCGGTTCCTCCGCCGGCGTCATCATCAACAGCGAGGTGCGCACCTCCTCCCTGTTCCGCGGCGTCAGCCAGGAAGACATTGAAAAGACCCTCGGCAAGGTGTTCCGCACCCTCCAGAAGGAAAAGTGGAACAACATCCCCTTTGAAGTGGTGAACGACGGTGAAGTCACCGCCCTCGCCGGAGCCATGGGCATGAACGACAACGCCGTGCTCGGCGTAGCCATGGGCACATCCGAAGCCGCCGGCTACGTGGACCCGGAAGGCCACATCAAGCCCTGGCTGAATGAACTGGCCTTCGCTCCCGTGGATTACTCGGAAGAAGGCGGCGTGGACGAATGGTCCAAGGACATGGGCGTAGGCGCCCTCTACTTCTCCCAGCAGGCCGTAGCCCGTCTGGCTCCCCGCGCCGGCTTCCAGTTTGAAGGCATGCCCTTCCCGGAACAGCTCAAAAAGGTTCAGGCCGCCATGGCGGAAGGCGACGAACGCGCCCGCAAGATTTATGAAACCATCGGCGTGCACTTCGGCTATGCCATTGCCCACTACGCCAGGTTCTATGATATCCGCAACCTGCTCTTCCTGGGCCGTGTGGCTTCCGGAGACGGCGGCCAGATCATCATTGACAAGGCGGAGGAAGTGCTGCGCACCGAATTCCCCGAGCTGAAGATCCAGCTCCGCGTGCCGGATGAAAAGACCAAGCGCCACGGCCAGGCCGTAGCCGCCGCTTCCCTGCCGGCCCTCTCCTGA
- the hflX gene encoding GTPase HflX has product MFEIREKPEMVERAMLVSIYFDPSEAREKQAMLDELEDLVTNLGISIAGKHLIKSRDMHAKFLCGTGKAQEVKQLALDCRADCVVFDNMLSPSQQREWERLIDECVIDREEVILDIFARRARTREATLQVELARMQYSLPRMARMWNHLDRQGGGSGGGKGGGGAARGEGEKQIEVDRRLARARIEAIQKELALVTRQRATQRKERERQAVATAAIVGYTNAGKSSLLSLVSGSEVMAKDMLFATLDTTTRKIELPHGQPLLLTDTVGFIRNLPHRLVEAFKSTLEEAVLADFLVQVVDASDPEAVRHYETTLEVLGELGAGDKPMIVVLNKVDLVPEEERHTLETLLKPHFNGRVVPMSVQEGHGAEDLLNACVEMLESRVRRARFLIPYTRSDLAAAMHSEGKVLSTEYVEEGTLIEAVLPVAFYNKFSRFLAEK; this is encoded by the coding sequence ATGTTTGAAATTCGTGAAAAGCCGGAAATGGTGGAGCGAGCCATGCTCGTTTCCATCTACTTCGACCCTTCCGAGGCCAGGGAAAAACAGGCCATGCTGGACGAGCTGGAAGACCTTGTCACCAACCTCGGCATCAGCATTGCAGGCAAGCACCTCATCAAGTCCCGGGACATGCACGCCAAATTCCTGTGCGGCACCGGAAAAGCCCAGGAAGTAAAGCAATTGGCGCTGGACTGCCGGGCGGACTGCGTGGTGTTTGACAACATGCTTTCCCCCTCCCAGCAGCGCGAATGGGAACGGCTGATTGACGAATGCGTGATTGACCGTGAAGAGGTCATTCTGGATATCTTTGCCCGGCGCGCACGCACGCGGGAGGCCACCCTCCAGGTGGAGCTGGCCCGCATGCAGTATTCCCTGCCGCGCATGGCCCGCATGTGGAACCACCTGGACCGCCAGGGCGGCGGTTCCGGAGGAGGCAAGGGCGGCGGCGGAGCCGCCAGGGGCGAGGGCGAAAAACAGATTGAAGTGGACCGCCGCCTGGCGCGCGCCAGGATTGAAGCCATTCAGAAGGAACTGGCCCTGGTGACCCGGCAGCGCGCCACGCAGCGCAAGGAACGGGAGCGCCAGGCCGTAGCCACGGCCGCCATCGTGGGCTATACCAATGCCGGGAAATCCTCCCTGCTTTCCCTGGTATCCGGTTCCGAAGTCATGGCGAAGGACATGCTTTTTGCCACGCTGGACACCACGACGCGGAAAATAGAACTTCCCCACGGGCAGCCCCTGCTGCTGACGGATACCGTGGGCTTCATCCGCAACCTTCCCCACCGCCTGGTGGAGGCTTTCAAATCCACGCTGGAGGAAGCCGTGCTGGCGGATTTCCTGGTGCAGGTGGTGGACGCCTCCGATCCGGAAGCCGTGCGCCATTATGAAACCACGCTGGAAGTGCTCGGCGAGCTGGGCGCGGGCGACAAGCCCATGATCGTGGTCCTGAACAAGGTGGACCTTGTGCCGGAAGAAGAGCGCCACACGCTGGAAACCCTGTTGAAGCCCCACTTCAACGGCAGGGTGGTGCCCATGTCCGTGCAGGAGGGGCATGGCGCGGAAGACCTGCTGAACGCCTGCGTGGAGATGCTGGAAAGCCGCGTCCGGCGCGCGCGGTTCCTGATTCCCTATACCCGGAGCGACCTGGCGGCCGCCATGCATAGTGAAGGGAAGGTTCTCTCCACGGAATACGTGGAGGAAGGCACCCTGATAGAAGCCGTGCTCCCTGTGGCGTTTTATAACAAATTCAGCCGTTTTCTGGCGGAAAAATGA
- a CDS encoding serine/threonine-protein kinase, protein MNPQQDNIVHCPECGQAMDVSQLPPYANAICPGCQALTRVKTRMGPYRITGKLGKGGMSVVYRAEDSVLGREVALKVLNDTYAGDALRSERFEREAQIMARVSHENLVQIYAVGRDQGLFYIAMELVEGSGLDALITAEERVPEDKVLRLTLDIVRGLDAAWNAGLMHRDIKPANVLQSPDGVAKIVDFGLSLLHSESDVEREIWVTPYYAAPETLLRGEEDFRTDMYALGATMYHLLVGAPPRVDASQSSDVLLETKKNLPRLEQVVNDVSPMTCFIVDRLMAFDREDRFSSYPELMDAVEQALEEYTLAMQESGLTWSERRAAEARRVRRRKCRIIVISSVASVVALGLGIWGWAAWQKGRGASPGTPPPALTPTAGTGTTPEDTAAAESRLERSIRFGKLFNEAQESLNRGDLVKAAAMFGDLADQPDCPLSTSLWAGLNQVLCMWTRGQFPEGVERLEELSRKVEACKDPAELERSRDVGNLVMYLSSGDWSSRMPGLRSNSDLAVHYYVGMALKSWYFAGKWPEYGVFLDKVAADAADDRDRNVRELASAWLNNLKRYTDQYERLKRLQDMPEKTVAEVEAKRSAADFLREQMMIGEVSAMPPAYAALEGMLDHLRMQYQTARDWEAAEAVKMAERKKEEERQKALEEEKKKETLLAAQSRSYEDVCREAADVMKKTGDFEKASAVYGGAEKVISSPAVKARLSVRREMTDQMLPLFTRMEKILPALLEKKPGKPLVLKDGSKVRLTGMKGHLLTVEPQDSREGSDAYQVSWNELPFNSLYALARECRQKQPAEFSPLADAYSKPLLIFGSLTETISPAQQENALLQMDRAFIEKWNLWMSGLDAEETPPEDGEESD, encoded by the coding sequence ATGAATCCCCAGCAAGACAACATTGTTCATTGCCCGGAATGCGGGCAGGCCATGGACGTTTCCCAACTGCCTCCGTATGCCAACGCCATCTGTCCGGGCTGCCAGGCGCTGACGCGCGTGAAAACGCGCATGGGCCCCTACCGGATTACCGGAAAACTGGGAAAAGGCGGCATGAGCGTGGTATACCGGGCGGAAGATTCCGTGCTGGGGCGGGAGGTGGCCCTGAAGGTGCTGAATGACACCTATGCCGGGGATGCCCTGCGCAGTGAACGCTTTGAACGGGAGGCCCAGATCATGGCGCGGGTTTCCCATGAAAACCTAGTGCAGATTTATGCCGTGGGGCGCGACCAGGGCCTTTTTTACATTGCCATGGAACTGGTGGAGGGCAGCGGCCTGGATGCCCTGATTACCGCGGAAGAACGCGTGCCGGAGGACAAGGTGCTACGCCTGACGCTGGATATCGTGCGCGGCCTGGACGCCGCCTGGAACGCGGGCCTCATGCACAGGGACATCAAGCCCGCCAACGTTCTCCAGTCTCCTGACGGAGTCGCCAAGATCGTGGACTTCGGCCTCTCCCTGCTGCACAGTGAATCCGACGTGGAGCGGGAAATATGGGTCACTCCCTATTACGCAGCTCCGGAAACGCTGCTGAGGGGAGAAGAAGACTTCCGGACGGACATGTACGCGCTGGGAGCCACCATGTACCATTTGCTGGTGGGCGCTCCCCCCCGCGTGGACGCTTCCCAGTCTTCCGATGTCCTTCTGGAGACCAAGAAAAACCTTCCCCGCCTGGAACAGGTGGTCAATGACGTCTCCCCCATGACCTGCTTCATCGTGGACAGGCTGATGGCTTTTGACAGGGAAGACAGGTTCTCCTCCTATCCGGAATTGATGGATGCCGTGGAACAGGCCCTGGAGGAATACACCCTGGCCATGCAGGAATCCGGCCTCACCTGGTCGGAACGGCGCGCGGCGGAGGCGCGGCGCGTCCGCCGCAGGAAATGCCGCATTATCGTCATTTCCTCCGTTGCCTCCGTAGTGGCGCTGGGGTTGGGCATCTGGGGCTGGGCGGCATGGCAGAAGGGGAGGGGCGCTTCCCCGGGAACACCCCCTCCGGCGCTCACTCCTACGGCGGGAACGGGCACTACCCCGGAGGACACGGCTGCGGCGGAATCGCGGCTGGAGCGCAGCATCCGCTTCGGCAAGCTGTTCAATGAAGCCCAGGAATCCCTGAACCGGGGAGACCTGGTGAAAGCCGCCGCCATGTTCGGGGATCTGGCGGACCAGCCGGACTGCCCCCTTTCCACCTCACTCTGGGCCGGTCTGAACCAGGTTCTGTGCATGTGGACGCGCGGCCAGTTCCCGGAAGGGGTGGAGCGCCTGGAAGAGCTGAGCAGGAAGGTGGAGGCCTGCAAGGACCCTGCGGAACTGGAACGCTCCAGGGACGTCGGCAACCTGGTCATGTACTTGAGTTCCGGGGACTGGTCTTCCCGAATGCCGGGTTTGCGTTCCAACTCCGATCTGGCCGTGCATTACTATGTGGGCATGGCGCTGAAATCCTGGTACTTTGCCGGTAAATGGCCGGAATACGGCGTTTTTCTGGACAAGGTGGCGGCCGATGCGGCGGACGACCGGGACAGGAACGTCCGTGAGCTGGCTTCCGCCTGGCTCAACAACCTCAAGAGATATACGGACCAGTACGAACGCCTGAAACGCCTTCAGGACATGCCGGAAAAGACGGTGGCGGAAGTGGAGGCCAAACGGTCCGCCGCAGACTTCCTGCGGGAACAGATGATGATCGGGGAAGTGTCCGCGATGCCTCCAGCCTATGCTGCGCTGGAAGGAATGCTGGACCATTTGAGAATGCAGTACCAGACAGCCCGTGACTGGGAGGCGGCGGAAGCCGTGAAGATGGCTGAGAGGAAAAAGGAGGAGGAAAGACAAAAAGCGCTGGAGGAGGAAAAGAAAAAGGAAACCCTGCTGGCCGCTCAGTCCAGAAGCTATGAAGACGTTTGCCGGGAAGCTGCGGACGTCATGAAAAAAACCGGGGACTTTGAAAAGGCCTCCGCCGTTTACGGCGGGGCGGAAAAGGTTATTTCCTCCCCCGCCGTCAAGGCCAGACTGTCCGTGCGCCGGGAAATGACGGATCAAATGCTGCCCCTGTTCACCCGCATGGAGAAAATTCTGCCCGCTCTCCTGGAAAAGAAACCTGGAAAACCCCTGGTGCTGAAAGACGGCTCCAAGGTGCGCCTGACAGGGATGAAGGGGCATCTGCTGACTGTGGAACCGCAGGACAGCCGGGAAGGCAGTGATGCGTACCAGGTCAGCTGGAACGAGCTACCGTTCAACTCCCTGTATGCCCTGGCGCGGGAATGCCGCCAGAAGCAGCCTGCGGAATTCTCCCCCCTGGCGGATGCGTATTCCAAGCCGCTGCTTATTTTCGGCAGTCTGACGGAGACCATTTCCCCCGCCCAGCAGGAAAATGCGCTGCTCCAGATGGACCGCGCCTTCATTGAAAAATGGAACCTGTGGATGAGCGGTTTGGACGCGGAGGAGACGCCCCCGGAAGACGGTGAAGAATCGGATTAA
- a CDS encoding Maf family protein, with the protein MLPPIILASQSPRRRELLAKAGVPFSLVVRDTEELKDAAMPPQELCLHNARAKAQAVFREHPDSTVIGADTLVFLDGLPLGKPEDGEEARSMLRMLSARTHHVCTAVSIRSPLGVKDLAVLTEVTFRELKEEDIRRYMELVNVMDKAGSYAFQEHGEMIISSVRGDTDNVIGLPVREVVECLRSLGY; encoded by the coding sequence ATGCTTCCCCCCATCATCCTGGCCTCCCAGTCCCCCCGGCGGCGCGAGCTTCTGGCGAAGGCCGGCGTGCCTTTCTCCCTCGTCGTACGGGATACGGAGGAGCTGAAGGACGCCGCCATGCCTCCGCAGGAACTCTGCCTGCACAATGCGCGGGCAAAGGCGCAAGCCGTATTCCGGGAACATCCGGATTCCACCGTCATCGGCGCGGATACGCTCGTTTTTCTGGACGGCCTTCCTCTTGGCAAACCGGAAGACGGGGAAGAGGCCCGTTCCATGCTCCGGATGCTCTCTGCACGGACGCACCACGTGTGCACGGCGGTTTCCATCCGGTCCCCCCTGGGAGTGAAAGACTTGGCCGTGCTGACGGAAGTGACGTTCCGGGAGCTGAAGGAAGAGGACATCCGCCGCTACATGGAGCTGGTGAATGTGATGGACAAGGCCGGCTCCTACGCGTTCCAGGAACACGGGGAGATGATCATTTCCTCCGTGCGCGGAGATACGGACAACGTAATCGGGCTGCCCGTCAGGGAGGTGGTGGAATGCCTGCGGAGCTTGGGTTACTGA
- a CDS encoding thiamine-phosphate kinase has product MEPDPTIRQTGEDALVARLLPLMPSNAFLVTGPGDDCAVTRSSGNRQLLLKTDCVVEGMHFLPGTDPELIGRKALARAVSDIAAMGGTPLHALVTLFVHADRPVSQVEGIYRGMGRLARQFGISIAGGESSGLPEDGLIISVALTGEVAEGKAVLRSTARAGDLLAVTGVLGGSFPTGHHLSFIPRVREGGVLAASGLATAMMDLSDGLGTDLPRLAAASGLGFRIHAELLPVRPGFTAAQAAGDGEDYELLVTFRPGDRERVARLAAEHFPETPFTVIGEMTTEPSSALPSGYRHFN; this is encoded by the coding sequence ATGGAACCTGATCCCACCATCCGGCAGACGGGGGAGGACGCGCTGGTGGCCCGGCTCCTGCCCCTGATGCCCTCCAACGCCTTCCTGGTCACGGGACCGGGGGACGATTGCGCCGTGACCCGGAGCTCCGGAAACCGTCAATTGCTCCTGAAAACGGACTGCGTGGTGGAAGGCATGCACTTCCTGCCTGGAACGGATCCCGAACTGATCGGCAGGAAGGCGCTGGCTAGGGCCGTCTCAGACATAGCGGCCATGGGCGGCACACCGCTTCACGCGCTGGTGACCCTGTTCGTGCATGCGGACCGCCCCGTCTCCCAGGTGGAAGGAATTTACCGGGGAATGGGACGGCTGGCACGGCAATTCGGCATCAGCATTGCCGGAGGGGAAAGCTCCGGACTGCCGGAAGACGGCCTCATCATCAGCGTGGCCCTCACCGGAGAGGTTGCGGAAGGGAAAGCCGTCCTGCGCAGCACGGCGCGCGCGGGAGACCTGCTCGCCGTCACGGGCGTGCTCGGCGGCAGCTTTCCCACGGGGCACCATCTTTCCTTCATTCCACGGGTCAGGGAGGGCGGCGTACTGGCCGCCTCCGGCTTGGCCACCGCCATGATGGACCTTTCCGACGGTCTGGGAACCGACCTTCCACGGCTGGCCGCGGCCTCCGGACTGGGATTCCGCATTCATGCAGAACTCCTTCCCGTGCGCCCGGGCTTCACCGCGGCGCAGGCCGCAGGAGACGGGGAGGATTACGAGCTGCTGGTCACGTTCCGTCCCGGCGACCGGGAGCGGGTTGCCCGGCTGGCCGCGGAGCATTTCCCGGAAACGCCCTTCACCGTTATCGGGGAAATGACGACGGAACCCTCCTCCGCCCTTCCGTCAGGCTACAGGCATTTCAACTAG
- a CDS encoding pyridoxal-phosphate dependent enzyme — MSILSDRLSEEILQARQRVYTVGEPTPLQRLNLPGIKAPVYAKREDLGPIRAYKWRGAFNCMAALSQEARDKGIVAASAGNHAQGVALAASVLNCHATIFMPRSTPEVKQTEVRRHGGRHVKIMLHGDCYDETAAAAHEYAETHGSTFVHPYDDLVTMAGQGTLADEVVMSGEGPFDRAYVAIGGGGLAASVACWLKKFWPHIKVIGVEGVDQASMKTSIEQGHRVNLDYVDVFCDGTAVHIPGELTYPLCRELIDEFVTVTNNEVCQAIRAMWESSRVVPEPSGAMSLAGFLKQWNEGEVKPEEKSFVVISGANMDFTHLTQIARQAGIGNHETRYLRISMDSKRGQVLKYLRHIPQDTTLVDVQYGKTEGNTQYPVFGIAASDEDLDTIRTTLKKKGIEFEDISEDDDVRFRMIHYQAELCQHPLFVHIEFPERAGAFLDFMERIADLASLCYFNYTYTGERVGRALVGMEFESAEDRETVRKRMAGFSRNIIRAIREISPEAFHRIMGSR; from the coding sequence ATGAGCATACTTTCGGACCGTCTTTCCGAGGAAATACTGCAAGCCCGCCAGCGCGTTTACACGGTTGGCGAACCGACTCCTCTTCAACGATTGAATCTGCCGGGCATCAAGGCCCCGGTATACGCCAAAAGGGAGGACCTGGGCCCCATCCGGGCCTATAAATGGCGCGGAGCGTTCAATTGCATGGCCGCACTGAGCCAGGAGGCGCGGGACAAGGGCATTGTGGCCGCCTCCGCCGGCAACCATGCCCAGGGCGTGGCCCTGGCGGCCAGCGTCCTGAACTGCCACGCCACCATTTTCATGCCCCGCTCCACGCCGGAAGTGAAGCAGACGGAAGTACGCCGCCACGGCGGCAGGCACGTGAAGATCATGCTTCATGGAGACTGCTATGACGAGACGGCCGCAGCCGCCCACGAGTACGCGGAAACCCACGGAAGCACTTTTGTCCATCCCTATGACGATCTGGTGACCATGGCCGGACAGGGAACGCTGGCGGATGAAGTGGTGATGAGCGGGGAAGGCCCTTTTGACCGCGCGTACGTCGCCATCGGCGGCGGCGGACTGGCCGCCTCCGTAGCCTGCTGGCTGAAAAAGTTCTGGCCCCACATCAAGGTCATCGGCGTGGAAGGCGTGGACCAGGCCTCCATGAAAACCTCCATTGAGCAGGGACACCGGGTGAACCTGGATTACGTGGACGTTTTTTGCGACGGAACCGCCGTCCATATCCCCGGAGAATTGACCTATCCCCTTTGCCGGGAACTGATCGACGAGTTCGTGACCGTCACCAATAACGAAGTCTGCCAGGCCATCCGCGCCATGTGGGAATCTTCCCGCGTAGTGCCGGAGCCCTCCGGGGCCATGAGCCTGGCCGGATTCCTGAAACAATGGAACGAAGGTGAAGTGAAGCCGGAGGAAAAGAGCTTCGTGGTCATTTCCGGAGCCAACATGGATTTCACCCACCTCACCCAGATCGCCCGCCAGGCGGGCATCGGCAACCATGAAACGCGCTACCTGCGCATCTCCATGGATTCCAAGCGCGGCCAGGTGCTCAAGTATCTGCGCCATATCCCGCAGGATACCACGCTGGTGGACGTGCAGTACGGCAAGACGGAGGGCAACACCCAGTACCCCGTGTTCGGCATCGCCGCCTCTGACGAAGACCTGGACACCATCCGCACGACGCTGAAGAAGAAGGGCATTGAGTTTGAAGACATCAGCGAGGACGACGACGTGCGCTTCCGCATGATTCACTACCAGGCGGAGCTGTGCCAGCATCCCCTGTTCGTCCACATCGAATTTCCGGAACGCGCCGGAGCCTTTCTTGACTTCATGGAACGCATCGCGGACCTGGCATCCCTCTGCTACTTCAATTACACCTATACCGGGGAACGCGTGGGCCGCGCCCTGGTGGGCATGGAGTTTGAATCCGCGGAAGACCGGGAAACGGTACGGAAGCGCATGGCCGGATTCTCCAGGAACATCATCCGGGCCATCCGGGAAATTTCTCCGGAGGCCTTCCACCGGATTATGGGAAGCAGATAG